In Saccharomonospora marina XMU15, one genomic interval encodes:
- a CDS encoding SPX domain-containing protein codes for MATTDIATAEEIDRRVEAADTARRAKRSAAAKEVGELAQRRTVLAEQLAEVERQLGEVLADASDVLEIDELARFTNIPAADLTAWLTSRKPPRTAKKKRPAATASSGAPSAAKTSTNGQAPVPPQPAVPRTDSADAPDRVTAGVT; via the coding sequence ATGGCTACGACCGACATCGCCACGGCCGAGGAGATCGATCGCCGCGTCGAGGCGGCCGACACGGCCCGGCGCGCGAAGCGTTCCGCTGCGGCCAAGGAGGTCGGTGAACTCGCCCAGCGCCGGACGGTGCTCGCCGAGCAGCTCGCTGAGGTGGAACGGCAACTCGGTGAGGTTCTCGCTGACGCGAGCGACGTGCTGGAGATCGACGAGCTGGCACGGTTCACCAACATTCCGGCCGCCGATCTGACGGCGTGGCTCACATCCCGGAAACCACCCCGTACCGCCAAGAAGAAGAGGCCCGCCGCGACTGCATCGAGCGGAGCACCGTCGGCGGCGAAGACATCGACGAACGGCCAGGCGCCCGTGCCGCCCCAGCCCGCTGTGCCTCGCACCGACAGCGCAGACGCGCCCGACCGCGTCACGGCGGGAGTGACATGA